Proteins encoded by one window of Corynebacterium amycolatum:
- a CDS encoding leucyl aminopeptidase, translating into MPVPANNDSTQFGASRNAAILSNYLPAIGTRVVIAADKSLPADADAVLVALIDGEDGVELVAPEAIGSVAEQLLASFEAVSASAKAESVTTIPAPAGLDVDSVTGVGVGSEDLDAEDIRRACGAAARRMSKAKVVFNTLGAIDPQAAAEGFALGAYAYSGQKSAEESNEDTQKVVVLGADDDVVKRVAAIVDAVATARDFVNTASSHLYPETFADAAAALGRDAGLEVEVLDDDALRAGGFGGLNAVGGGSSRGPRLVRLVWKGDESAEKSLGLVGKGITFDTGGISLKPGASMENMISDMGGAAAVIATVVLAARLGVSTPVTATVPMAENMPGGKAYRPGDVITQYGGKTIEILNTDAEGRLVLADAIVRACEDKPTHLIDTATLTGAQLVALGERTPGVLGNDEFRDRVAELSQSIGENGWAMPIPVELAEALNSPVADLRNVTNSRFGGMSVAAAYLREFVGEDVEWVHIDVAGPAFNTTGEYGYTPKRGTGVPVRTMFSVIEDLATK; encoded by the coding sequence ATGCCAGTCCCCGCTAACAATGATTCGACGCAGTTCGGCGCCTCTCGCAACGCCGCAATTTTGTCCAATTACCTGCCGGCTATCGGCACTCGCGTGGTCATCGCTGCCGACAAGTCTCTGCCCGCGGACGCCGACGCGGTTCTCGTCGCGCTTATCGACGGCGAGGATGGCGTCGAGCTGGTCGCACCCGAGGCCATCGGTTCGGTTGCAGAGCAGCTGCTCGCCTCCTTTGAGGCAGTCTCCGCCAGTGCTAAGGCCGAGTCCGTGACCACCATTCCGGCCCCCGCTGGCCTGGATGTCGACAGTGTCACGGGCGTTGGCGTGGGTTCTGAGGACCTGGATGCAGAGGATATCCGCCGTGCCTGCGGTGCCGCTGCCCGCCGTATGTCCAAGGCCAAGGTGGTCTTTAACACTCTCGGCGCCATCGATCCGCAGGCTGCAGCCGAGGGCTTTGCACTGGGCGCTTACGCTTACTCCGGCCAGAAAAGCGCCGAAGAAAGCAACGAGGACACCCAGAAGGTGGTCGTGTTGGGCGCTGATGACGACGTCGTAAAGCGCGTTGCGGCGATTGTGGATGCCGTTGCCACCGCGCGTGACTTCGTCAATACAGCATCGTCGCACCTCTACCCCGAGACGTTTGCTGACGCTGCTGCAGCGCTGGGCCGTGACGCAGGGCTCGAGGTCGAGGTGCTTGACGACGACGCTCTGCGCGCCGGCGGTTTCGGAGGCCTCAATGCCGTGGGTGGCGGATCCTCGCGCGGGCCGCGCCTGGTGCGTCTGGTCTGGAAGGGCGATGAGTCGGCAGAGAAATCGCTGGGGCTGGTCGGTAAGGGCATCACCTTTGATACCGGCGGTATTTCGCTGAAGCCGGGCGCCAGCATGGAGAACATGATTTCCGATATGGGCGGCGCTGCGGCAGTTATTGCCACAGTCGTCCTGGCTGCCCGTTTGGGTGTTTCCACCCCGGTGACCGCAACCGTTCCGATGGCAGAGAACATGCCGGGCGGTAAGGCGTACCGTCCGGGCGATGTCATTACGCAGTACGGCGGTAAGACCATTGAGATTCTGAACACCGACGCAGAGGGCCGTCTCGTACTCGCGGACGCCATTGTCCGCGCCTGCGAAGACAAGCCGACTCACCTGATTGACACCGCCACCCTGACCGGTGCGCAGCTGGTCGCTCTTGGCGAGCGCACCCCGGGTGTCCTGGGTAATGACGAGTTCCGTGACCGTGTTGCAGAGCTGTCTCAGAGCATTGGTGAAAATGGTTGGGCAATGCCGATTCCAGTTGAGCTAGCAGAGGCCTTGAATTCTCCGGTCGCTGACCTGCGGAATGTCACGAACTCTCGCTTTGGCGGTATGAGCGTTGCAGCTGCATACCTGCGCGAATTCGTTGGTGAGGATGTTGAATGGGTTCACATCGACGTTGCCGGTCCGGCCTTCAACACCACCGGGGAGTATGGTTATACCCCGAAGCGGGGCACTGGCGTTCCGGTTCGGACGATGTTCTCTGTGATTGAGGATTTGGCAACGAAGTAG
- the sucB gene encoding 2-oxoglutarate dehydrogenase, E2 component, dihydrolipoamide succinyltransferase — translation MATSIEMPELGESVTEGTITTWLKKVGDTVEVDEPLLEVSTDKVDTEIPSPVAGVLTEILFEEDDTVDVGEVIAKVGEPGEEPEGADDSAEETEEEAPKEEAEEPNKEAPKAASGPATDVEMPELGESVTEGTITTWLKKVGDTVDVDEPLLEVSTDKVDTEIPSPVAGTLLEVLYDEDDTVDVGEVIARVGDADAAPAANESAEEEAEETSAAVEKDEEPVKANEETEENSTDVDAGDATDVEMPELGESVTEGTITTWLKKVGDTVEVDEPLLEVSTDKVDTEIPSPVAGTLLEVLYDEDDTVDVGEVIARVGSGQPKKAAPKKEAPKAESKPEPKKEAPKAESKPEPKKEEPKKEAPKAEAPKAESKPSANKDVPYVTPLVRKLADKHGVDLTKVQGSGIGGRIRKQDVLRAAEGGQETAAESGSNWSTKGVRPELAELRGTTQRVNRIREITAAKTLESLQTSAQLTQVHEADMTAIWDLRATKKAEFEKKHGAKLTFLPFFAKAIVEALVSHPNVNASWNEETKEITYHEQVNLGIAVDTERGLLSPVIHDAQDMSLPELAAAIADIADRARNNKLTPKDLSGGTFTITNIGSEGALTDTPILVPPQAAMVGTGAIKKRAVVVTENEADAIGIRAMVFLPITYDHRLIDGADAGRFMTTVVDRLEVANFESDLQL, via the coding sequence ATGGCGACCTCTATTGAGATGCCGGAGCTCGGTGAATCAGTTACCGAAGGCACCATTACCACCTGGCTGAAGAAGGTCGGCGACACCGTCGAGGTCGACGAGCCGTTGCTCGAGGTTTCCACCGACAAGGTCGACACCGAAATTCCATCTCCGGTCGCCGGTGTTCTCACCGAGATTCTCTTTGAAGAAGACGACACCGTCGATGTTGGCGAGGTCATCGCAAAGGTCGGCGAGCCGGGCGAAGAGCCGGAAGGCGCTGACGATTCCGCAGAGGAGACTGAGGAAGAGGCTCCGAAGGAAGAAGCTGAAGAGCCAAATAAGGAAGCACCGAAGGCCGCTTCCGGTCCCGCTACTGACGTTGAGATGCCGGAGCTCGGCGAATCCGTCACCGAAGGCACCATCACCACCTGGCTGAAGAAGGTCGGCGACACCGTCGATGTCGACGAGCCGTTGCTCGAGGTTTCCACCGACAAGGTCGACACCGAAATTCCGTCCCCGGTCGCAGGCACCCTGCTCGAGGTCCTCTACGACGAAGACGACACCGTTGACGTCGGCGAGGTCATCGCTCGCGTTGGCGATGCAGACGCCGCTCCGGCCGCCAACGAATCGGCTGAGGAAGAGGCCGAAGAGACATCTGCTGCAGTCGAGAAGGACGAGGAGCCAGTAAAGGCCAACGAGGAGACTGAGGAGAACTCCACTGACGTTGACGCTGGCGACGCCACCGACGTTGAGATGCCGGAGCTCGGCGAATCCGTCACCGAAGGCACCATCACCACCTGGCTGAAGAAGGTCGGCGACACCGTCGAGGTCGACGAGCCGTTGCTCGAGGTTTCCACCGACAAGGTCGACACCGAAATTCCGTCCCCGGTCGCAGGCACCCTGCTCGAGGTCCTCTACGACGAAGACGACACCGTTGACGTCGGCGAGGTCATCGCTCGCGTTGGCAGTGGCCAGCCAAAGAAGGCCGCACCAAAGAAGGAAGCTCCAAAGGCAGAGTCCAAGCCGGAGCCAAAGAAGGAAGCTCCAAAGGCAGAGTCCAAGCCGGAGCCAAAGAAGGAAGAGCCGAAGAAGGAGGCTCCAAAGGCTGAGGCTCCGAAGGCTGAATCCAAGCCTTCCGCCAACAAGGACGTTCCTTACGTCACCCCGCTTGTTCGCAAGCTGGCTGACAAGCACGGCGTTGACCTGACTAAGGTCCAGGGCTCTGGGATTGGCGGCCGCATTCGTAAGCAGGATGTTCTGCGCGCTGCCGAGGGAGGCCAGGAGACTGCTGCTGAGTCCGGCTCCAACTGGTCCACCAAGGGCGTTCGCCCTGAGCTCGCTGAGCTGCGCGGCACCACCCAGCGTGTCAACCGCATCCGCGAGATTACCGCTGCCAAGACCCTCGAGTCTCTGCAGACTTCCGCACAGCTGACCCAGGTCCACGAGGCAGATATGACTGCCATCTGGGATCTGCGCGCTACTAAGAAGGCTGAGTTCGAGAAGAAGCACGGCGCGAAGCTGACCTTCCTGCCATTCTTTGCAAAGGCAATCGTTGAGGCTCTGGTCAGCCACCCGAACGTCAACGCTTCCTGGAACGAAGAGACCAAGGAGATTACCTACCACGAGCAGGTCAACCTGGGTATCGCTGTCGATACCGAACGTGGTTTGCTCTCCCCGGTCATCCACGACGCTCAGGATATGTCCCTGCCGGAGCTGGCTGCTGCTATCGCGGACATCGCAGACCGCGCTCGCAATAACAAGCTGACCCCGAAGGACCTGTCCGGCGGCACCTTCACCATTACCAACATTGGCTCCGAGGGCGCCTTGACCGACACCCCGATTCTGGTTCCGCCACAGGCTGCAATGGTCGGCACCGGCGCGATTAAGAAGCGCGCAGTAGTCGTCACCGAGAATGAGGCAGATGCCATTGGCATTCGTGCCATGGTCTTCCTGCCAATTACCTACGATCACCGCCTCATCGACGGCGCTGATGCAGGTCGCTTCATGACGACCGTTGTTGACCGCCTCGAGGTTGCTAACTTCGAATCGGATCTGCAGCTCTAA
- the lipB gene encoding lipoyl(octanoyl) transferase LipB: MTAPRKPFTRADKSIRDSSSDIEIQHLGLVDYEETWHLQADLAAKRAKDLIPDQILVLEHPSLYTAGKRTQPEDRPTNGLSVVDVDRGGRITWHGPGQLVMYPIIKLAQPVDVVDYVRRLEEALIQTVRRAGIAAAGRIDGRSGVWIPASNGISDRKIAALGIRVTHDVTMHGLSLNCDNSMEFYNYIIPCGISDAGVTTLSRELDRDVSVSEMTESLLADLQDALEGRLTVADHSFGSAPDPTKGLPHRVKHNSTTGIFEYSSTNK, from the coding sequence ATGACTGCCCCAAGAAAACCTTTTACTCGCGCAGATAAATCCATTCGAGACTCTAGCTCCGACATCGAGATTCAGCACCTGGGTCTTGTCGACTACGAAGAGACCTGGCACCTACAGGCAGACCTTGCTGCCAAGCGTGCGAAAGACCTGATTCCAGATCAGATTCTCGTGCTCGAGCACCCGAGTCTTTACACAGCAGGAAAGCGCACCCAGCCCGAGGACCGCCCTACCAATGGGTTGTCGGTCGTCGATGTCGACCGCGGGGGCCGCATCACCTGGCACGGCCCGGGCCAGCTTGTGATGTATCCCATCATCAAGCTCGCTCAGCCGGTCGATGTGGTGGACTACGTCCGCAGACTGGAAGAAGCCCTCATTCAAACCGTTCGCCGGGCTGGCATCGCAGCTGCTGGCCGCATCGATGGCCGCTCGGGGGTATGGATTCCCGCATCAAACGGAATTAGCGACCGAAAGATTGCGGCACTGGGAATCCGCGTGACTCATGATGTGACCATGCACGGACTGAGTCTGAACTGCGACAACTCTATGGAGTTCTACAACTACATCATCCCGTGTGGCATCTCCGATGCTGGAGTGACCACCCTATCCCGGGAGCTTGACCGAGATGTTAGCGTGTCAGAGATGACAGAGTCGCTTCTGGCGGATTTACAAGATGCTTTGGAAGGCCGTCTGACCGTTGCCGACCATTCCTTTGGCTCCGCGCCCGACCCCACGAAGGGCCTGCCACACCGGGTGAAGCACAACTCCACTACCGGCATATTCGAGTACTCATCAACAAACAAGTAG
- a CDS encoding aspartate:alanine exchanger family transporter, with translation MQLLAENELLALLVILFLGLAIGQIKIFGFKLGVAAVLFVGLILATIEPEIQISPLIYIVGLALFVYTIGLEAGPEFFSSLRSRGIKHNLFGIGVLAVVTIESFLLIKFLPIDPVEGAGAFTGALTNTPAMAAIVDALPSLISDKGELAAAHDMPVIGYSLAYPIGVLAVIASIGIMSKVFRVDHDQEAIDAGVAALPLHTRDIKVLKNDLPSITDLPSKFGLDITVSRIEYKGHLYIPSPGDTVSVGDIISVVGTEEEIARAAEYIGELMPGDPTHDGRLDFRRIFVSASDVVGVPIAELQTRMDGMIITRIRRGDHDIVAEPNMRLELGDRVRVVAPPEKIKDATKFFGDSYKKLSDVNLLPLTLGLTLGVLVGLIKIPLPGGSSLALGSAGGPLVVALILGAVGRTGPLVWPIPYSANLAFRTMGLALFLAGIGTTAGKGFQAALSDPASLTVLGLAAIIAFSSALLTLIVGHRVLKIPFGQTAGILSGLQTHPAVLSYVNDQAKNELPAMGYTTVYPMAMIMKIILAQVLVVLVL, from the coding sequence GTGCAACTCTTGGCTGAAAATGAACTCTTAGCGCTTCTAGTGATTTTGTTTCTTGGCCTGGCAATTGGCCAGATCAAGATCTTCGGCTTCAAGCTTGGCGTGGCTGCCGTCCTCTTCGTCGGCCTTATCCTCGCGACCATTGAGCCGGAAATTCAAATCTCCCCGCTGATTTACATCGTGGGCCTGGCATTATTCGTCTACACCATCGGGTTGGAGGCGGGCCCCGAATTCTTCAGCTCGTTACGCTCACGCGGTATCAAGCACAACTTATTCGGCATTGGTGTGCTCGCAGTTGTCACTATCGAGTCTTTCTTGCTAATCAAGTTTTTGCCTATCGACCCGGTGGAGGGCGCAGGTGCCTTCACAGGCGCCCTGACCAACACCCCGGCTATGGCAGCAATCGTCGATGCTCTTCCTAGCCTCATTTCGGATAAGGGCGAGCTGGCCGCTGCCCACGATATGCCGGTGATTGGTTACTCCCTGGCCTACCCAATCGGCGTGCTGGCAGTGATTGCCTCAATCGGTATTATGTCGAAGGTCTTCCGCGTCGATCACGACCAGGAAGCTATTGACGCAGGTGTCGCCGCGCTTCCGCTGCATACTCGGGACATCAAGGTCCTCAAGAACGACCTGCCGTCCATCACTGACCTTCCGTCGAAGTTCGGTTTGGACATCACGGTTTCACGCATCGAGTATAAGGGCCACCTCTACATTCCATCTCCGGGTGACACTGTCTCCGTCGGCGATATTATTTCCGTCGTCGGTACAGAGGAAGAAATTGCTCGTGCCGCCGAGTACATTGGCGAGCTTATGCCAGGTGATCCGACACACGACGGTCGCCTGGACTTCCGTCGCATCTTCGTCTCCGCATCTGACGTGGTGGGCGTACCCATTGCGGAGCTTCAGACTCGCATGGACGGCATGATCATTACGCGTATTCGCCGCGGCGACCACGACATCGTCGCGGAACCAAACATGCGCCTCGAGCTTGGCGACCGCGTCCGCGTGGTTGCACCACCAGAGAAAATCAAGGACGCAACAAAGTTCTTCGGCGACTCTTACAAGAAGCTTTCCGACGTCAACCTCTTGCCTCTCACCCTTGGGCTTACGCTGGGTGTATTGGTCGGTCTCATCAAGATTCCGCTTCCGGGCGGCAGCTCGCTAGCCTTGGGATCCGCTGGTGGTCCACTGGTTGTGGCGCTGATTCTAGGTGCTGTTGGTCGCACTGGCCCGTTGGTTTGGCCTATCCCCTACTCGGCCAACCTGGCGTTCCGCACCATGGGTCTGGCACTGTTCCTGGCTGGTATCGGCACTACTGCTGGTAAGGGATTCCAGGCTGCGTTGTCTGACCCGGCATCACTGACAGTTCTGGGCCTTGCCGCCATCATCGCCTTTAGCTCCGCACTGTTGACCCTCATTGTCGGTCACCGCGTGCTGAAGATTCCGTTCGGTCAAACTGCGGGTATCCTCTCGGGCTTGCAGACTCACCCGGCAGTGCTCTCATACGTCAACGACCAGGCCAAGAACGAGTTGCCGGCAATGGGATACACAACGGTGTATCCGATGGCCATGATCATGAAGATCATTCTCGCCCAAGTCCTGGTCGTGTTGGTGCTATAG
- a CDS encoding inorganic phosphate transporter — MSSAPANTSSSTGTTSSEQSSSSDKWWHLFFGGLLAINIVIFAFWAYDFVGPQANTAILLITIAFAVFMAFNIGGNDVANSFGTSVGAGTLSMKQALVVASVFEVSGAVLAGGEVTDTVRSGIVDLNAIHGLDPMEFAFIMMSALLGAAVWLLVATRMGWPVSTTHSIVGGIVGAALTVGFITGKGGWSMVQWDQIGQIAISWVLSPLLGGMVAFLLFGGIKKSILVYNDKASQQLQAIHQEKADLKAQHREEFEKLPEHEQISYTNAMLRDATTMRDADWERNDLESDYFRKLVDIESKVDDVRAHRALEAWVPGLAALGSVVISAMMLFKGLKNLHLGLSGLDNFLIMGMIATAVWLAVYIFARTLKRQDLDRSTFLLFSWMQVFTASAFAFSHGSNDIANALGPFVAILDVLRTNEISSESGVPLAVMATMGVALISGLWFIGRYVIQTVGSGLTKMHPASGFAAELSAAVVVMIASLLGLPVSSTHILIGAVLGVGIVNRAANWNLMKPIGLAWVITLPAAAAISAITVSILRVVFG, encoded by the coding sequence ATGTCCTCGGCTCCAGCGAATACTAGTTCGTCGACCGGGACCACATCGTCTGAGCAATCGAGCTCCTCAGATAAGTGGTGGCATCTCTTCTTCGGCGGGCTTCTCGCAATCAACATCGTAATTTTTGCCTTCTGGGCTTATGACTTCGTCGGCCCGCAGGCAAATACGGCAATTCTTCTGATTACCATCGCGTTCGCCGTCTTCATGGCATTCAATATCGGCGGTAACGACGTTGCTAACTCCTTCGGTACTTCAGTCGGTGCCGGCACCCTGAGCATGAAGCAGGCGCTAGTTGTCGCTTCAGTCTTTGAGGTTTCGGGCGCCGTCCTCGCAGGTGGCGAGGTTACTGACACCGTCCGTTCCGGCATTGTGGACCTGAATGCGATCCACGGTTTGGACCCGATGGAGTTCGCCTTCATCATGATGTCCGCGCTTCTTGGCGCGGCAGTGTGGCTCCTCGTTGCCACCCGCATGGGTTGGCCAGTTTCCACTACCCACTCCATCGTCGGCGGTATCGTTGGTGCCGCACTGACGGTCGGTTTCATCACCGGCAAGGGTGGCTGGAGCATGGTCCAGTGGGATCAGATCGGCCAGATTGCAATTTCCTGGGTTCTCTCCCCGCTCCTTGGTGGTATGGTCGCGTTTCTCCTGTTCGGCGGCATTAAGAAGTCGATTCTCGTCTATAACGACAAGGCTTCTCAGCAGCTGCAGGCCATCCACCAGGAAAAGGCCGATCTTAAGGCTCAGCACCGTGAAGAGTTCGAAAAGCTGCCTGAGCACGAGCAGATCTCTTACACCAACGCGATGCTTCGCGACGCGACGACGATGCGCGACGCCGACTGGGAGCGGAATGACCTGGAGTCTGACTACTTCCGCAAGCTCGTTGACATCGAGTCCAAGGTTGATGACGTCCGCGCTCACCGCGCGCTAGAAGCCTGGGTTCCAGGCCTGGCCGCATTGGGCTCCGTCGTCATCTCCGCGATGATGCTGTTCAAGGGGCTCAAGAACCTGCACCTGGGCCTGTCCGGCCTGGACAATTTCCTGATTATGGGCATGATTGCCACCGCCGTGTGGCTCGCCGTTTACATCTTCGCCCGCACTTTGAAGCGCCAGGACCTCGACCGCTCGACCTTCCTGCTGTTCAGCTGGATGCAGGTCTTCACCGCTTCTGCGTTCGCTTTCTCCCACGGTTCGAACGACATCGCTAACGCACTTGGCCCGTTCGTGGCAATTCTGGATGTTCTCCGTACCAACGAAATTTCTTCTGAGTCTGGTGTTCCGCTGGCAGTCATGGCCACAATGGGTGTCGCTTTGATTTCCGGTCTGTGGTTCATCGGTCGCTACGTTATTCAGACTGTCGGTTCCGGCTTGACTAAGATGCACCCGGCGTCGGGCTTCGCCGCAGAGCTCTCTGCTGCTGTGGTCGTTATGATCGCTTCCCTGTTGGGTCTGCCGGTTTCTTCCACCCACATTCTGATTGGTGCTGTTCTCGGTGTCGGTATCGTTAACCGCGCCGCTAACTGGAACCTGATGAAGCCGATTGGTCTGGCCTGGGTTATCACTCTGCCGGCTGCTGCAGCTATCTCGGCAATTACCGTTTCCATCCTGCGCGTCGTCTTCGGCTAA
- a CDS encoding DUF4191 domain-containing protein, which produces MATNDAKEMKKANRAAKRAQRKQTRSQMWQAFKLQRSRDNKLVPYMALGFFGPIILLLLLGLLIGGVWPWVLTIIGISIGFMVAMYIFSKRLEASFYTEAEGQAGAAAWTLDNMRQGVGYVWHVKTGVVANQHMDAVHRVIGNAGVVLVGEGDPNRVKQMIAREKKSLARIAGEAPIYDMIAGSDEGQVPPKKLQRELMRLPRNLNKDQANALNERIQSMDRIRDARANMPKGPMPKGANPQAGMNRRARRAANRGKKH; this is translated from the coding sequence ATGGCGACCAATGATGCGAAAGAAATGAAGAAGGCGAACCGCGCCGCCAAGCGCGCTCAGCGTAAGCAGACCCGTAGCCAGATGTGGCAGGCGTTTAAGCTGCAGCGCTCGCGGGACAACAAGCTCGTGCCGTACATGGCACTGGGCTTCTTCGGTCCAATTATCCTTCTGTTATTGCTTGGCCTGCTCATTGGTGGAGTCTGGCCCTGGGTTCTGACGATTATTGGTATTTCGATCGGCTTTATGGTCGCGATGTACATCTTCTCCAAGCGTCTTGAGGCTTCCTTCTACACAGAGGCAGAAGGCCAGGCCGGTGCTGCGGCGTGGACGCTGGACAATATGCGTCAGGGCGTTGGCTATGTCTGGCACGTCAAGACCGGTGTTGTCGCTAATCAGCACATGGATGCTGTTCACCGTGTTATTGGTAACGCCGGTGTTGTGCTGGTCGGTGAAGGTGACCCGAACCGCGTCAAGCAGATGATTGCTCGTGAGAAGAAGTCGCTGGCACGCATTGCGGGCGAAGCTCCGATTTACGACATGATTGCTGGCAGCGACGAGGGGCAGGTCCCGCCAAAGAAGCTGCAGCGCGAACTCATGCGTCTGCCGCGCAACCTGAATAAGGATCAGGCCAATGCTTTGAATGAGCGCATCCAGTCGATGGACCGCATTCGCGATGCGCGCGCGAACATGCCCAAGGGGCCGATGCCGAAGGGAGCTAACCCACAGGCCGGCATGAACCGTCGTGCGCGCCGTGCCGCAAATCGCGGCAAGAAGCACTAG
- the lipA gene encoding lipoyl synthase produces MTVKPEGRKLLRVEARNAETPIENKPRWIRNQVRPGPSYKDMKSRVSGASLHTVCQEAGCPNIHECWEDREATFLIGGDKCTRRCDFCQINSAKPDPLDKDEPRRVAESVREMDLRYATITGVARDDLPDGASWLYAETCRQIHELNPNTGVELLVDDFRGDESAAQQVFDAKPEVFAHNLETVPRIFKRIRPAFRYERSLELITRAREAGLVTKSNLILGMGETYDEIISAMEDLHGAGCDILTITQYLRPTPLHHPIDRWVKPEEFVKLSKAAEEMGFAGVMSGPLVRSSYRAGRLYARALAHRGQELPEHLSALADDGGSDLALQEASTLLDRYGASEDTPVTSAIPAS; encoded by the coding sequence GTGACTGTTAAGCCAGAAGGACGTAAGTTACTGCGCGTCGAGGCACGAAATGCCGAGACCCCTATCGAAAACAAGCCACGGTGGATCCGCAACCAGGTTCGCCCGGGCCCCAGCTATAAAGACATGAAGAGCCGTGTCTCGGGCGCCTCCCTGCACACAGTTTGTCAGGAGGCTGGCTGCCCAAACATTCACGAATGCTGGGAAGACCGCGAGGCCACCTTCCTTATCGGCGGCGACAAGTGCACCCGCCGCTGCGACTTCTGCCAGATTAACTCTGCCAAGCCGGATCCCTTGGACAAGGACGAGCCGCGCCGTGTCGCCGAGTCCGTCCGCGAGATGGATCTTCGCTACGCGACCATCACCGGTGTCGCCCGCGACGACCTGCCCGACGGCGCATCCTGGCTCTACGCAGAGACATGCCGACAGATTCACGAGCTCAACCCGAATACGGGGGTCGAGCTCCTGGTCGACGATTTCCGTGGCGACGAATCCGCCGCACAGCAGGTCTTCGATGCCAAGCCCGAGGTTTTCGCCCACAACTTGGAGACGGTGCCGCGCATCTTCAAGCGCATCCGTCCAGCATTCCGCTACGAGCGCTCCTTGGAACTCATCACTCGTGCTCGCGAAGCTGGGCTGGTTACCAAGTCCAACCTCATCCTGGGCATGGGCGAAACCTACGACGAAATCATCTCCGCTATGGAAGATTTGCACGGAGCCGGCTGCGACATCCTGACAATTACGCAGTACCTCCGGCCCACCCCGCTGCACCACCCAATTGACCGTTGGGTCAAGCCGGAAGAGTTCGTCAAACTCTCCAAGGCTGCCGAAGAGATGGGCTTCGCTGGCGTCATGTCAGGACCGCTAGTCCGTTCCTCTTACCGCGCTGGACGGCTCTACGCCCGCGCGCTGGCGCACCGCGGTCAGGAGCTGCCTGAGCATCTCTCCGCGCTTGCCGACGACGGCGGCAGCGACCTCGCCCTGCAGGAGGCCTCAACCCTACTCGACCGCTATGGCGCATCGGAAGATACGCCAGTCACTTCGGCTATTCCGGCTTCCTAG
- a CDS encoding branched-chain amino acid aminotransferase yields MSALEFAIERNPNPLSDVEREEILANPGFGKHFTDHMVRIDWTADKGWHDAKLQAYGSIEMQPSSSVLHYGQSIFEGLKAYRMPDGSIVTFRPEQNARRFQRSADRIAMPQLPEETFLEAIRLLVEADAAWVPPAGGEESLYLRPIMFSTESTLGVHPSNSYTFLLIASPAGAYFSGGINPVTVWISHEYVRAAPGGTGAAKFAGNYAASLAAQQQAEEKGCDQVVWLDAVERRYIEEMGGMNLAFIYPDKTADAGVRLVTPELSGSLLPGITRASLLQAAQDLGMNVEERRISTEEWKNDATSGVMSEAFACGTAAVITPVGFVKSAEGEFEINNGNTGEWTMKLRERLTGIQHGEVEDTHGWIHKLVEA; encoded by the coding sequence ATGTCTGCTTTGGAATTTGCAATCGAACGTAACCCGAATCCACTCTCTGATGTCGAGCGCGAGGAGATTCTGGCCAACCCCGGTTTTGGTAAGCACTTCACCGACCACATGGTCCGAATTGACTGGACTGCAGACAAGGGCTGGCACGACGCCAAGCTGCAGGCATATGGTTCGATTGAAATGCAGCCGTCTTCTTCGGTCCTGCATTACGGGCAGTCGATTTTTGAGGGGCTGAAGGCGTATCGCATGCCGGATGGTTCCATTGTTACTTTCCGCCCGGAGCAGAACGCTCGTCGTTTCCAGCGCTCCGCTGACCGCATTGCGATGCCGCAGCTGCCGGAGGAGACCTTTCTCGAGGCAATCCGTCTGCTGGTTGAGGCCGATGCGGCATGGGTGCCGCCAGCTGGTGGCGAAGAATCCCTGTACCTGCGTCCAATCATGTTCTCCACTGAGAGCACCCTGGGTGTGCACCCGTCGAACTCTTACACCTTCCTGCTCATCGCTTCACCTGCTGGCGCGTACTTCTCCGGTGGTATTAACCCGGTGACCGTGTGGATCTCCCACGAGTACGTGCGTGCCGCGCCGGGAGGCACCGGTGCTGCGAAGTTCGCAGGTAACTACGCAGCTTCGCTGGCGGCTCAGCAGCAGGCAGAGGAAAAGGGCTGCGACCAGGTTGTGTGGCTGGATGCTGTCGAGCGTAGGTACATCGAGGAGATGGGCGGCATGAACCTGGCGTTCATCTACCCGGATAAGACCGCTGACGCTGGTGTTCGCCTGGTGACTCCAGAGCTGTCCGGTTCGCTACTGCCGGGCATTACCCGGGCATCGTTGCTGCAGGCTGCTCAGGATCTGGGCATGAATGTCGAGGAGCGTCGCATTTCCACCGAGGAGTGGAAGAATGATGCCACTTCCGGTGTCATGAGCGAGGCATTCGCCTGTGGTACCGCTGCCGTCATCACCCCGGTCGGTTTTGTGAAGTCCGCTGAGGGTGAGTTTGAGATTAATAACGGCAACACTGGTGAGTGGACTATGAAGCTGCGCGAGCGTCTGACTGGTATTCAGCACGGTGAGGTTGAGGACACCCACGGTTGGATTCACAAGCTCGTTGAGGCTTAA